One part of the Malus sylvestris chromosome 2, drMalSylv7.2, whole genome shotgun sequence genome encodes these proteins:
- the LOC126603309 gene encoding cation/H(+) antiporter 15-like translates to MAQSFGALPLPPPTSLADLKLLRSEVGRLALSSAVISDLCSWFLFLLGMAAVNMTNMVAVGSTLAFIAVCTFLIRPALPRILTSEREKEDTDYSHHMCFVLAGVMLCGFITDALGSHSIVGPFVLGAIMPKVKYERPPMQYKERNIESVGPETELRILACFHNSDKVSGIINLLEASNPTKQSPIHVLVVLLVELTGHASAMLIVHDTCKTPTTKYRQLPDSSSTSNGAFGNYARKRENITVQKLTAVSAYATMHEDICNLAEENQATLIIIPFHYDKSLTDGATKSISHLSSLNNNLIANAQCSVGVFVDHGFGKSNIITESNSDSDNDSGDDNSLGRNHYHFAMVFIGGTDDRGALTYAWRMAGHPNVRLTVIRINFRKKEVQTSMDDNKDSYDDGILKAMSSTGMEENDPSIKLEEKMLTGWVETLKLINSMESEYDMYIVGEDMAICHLR, encoded by the exons ATGGCCCAATCTTTTGGGGCATTGCCCTTGCCACCACCAACTTCCCTCGCGGACCTCAAACTCCTCCGTTCCGAGGTTGGAAGACTCGCTTTGTCATCTGCCGTCATCTCCGACTTGTGTTCCTGGTTTCTTTTTCTGCTCGGAATGGCAGCAGTCAATATGACCAATATGGTAGCGGTTGGGTCCACTTTGGCCTTTATAGCAGTGTGCACATTCCTAATACGTCCGGCTCTCCCGCGGATATTAACcagcgagagagagaaagaagatacCGACTACAGTCATCATATGTGCTTTGTTCTCGCTGGGGTGATGCTTTGTGGGTTCATAACCGATGCATTAGGTTCTCACTCCATTGTTGGACCTTTTGTGTTGGGAGCTATCATGCCGAAGG TCAAGTACGAGAGGCCTCCCATGCAATACAAAGAGAGGAACATAGAAAGCGTAGGACCTGAAACCGAGCTTCGGATCCTTGCATGCTTCCACAATTCAGACAAAGTATCAGGCATCATCAACCTCCTTGAGGCTTCTAATCCAACCAAACAATCCCCTATCCATGTCCTCGTCGTCCTCCTTGTAGAACTAACCGGGCATGCTTCGGCGATGCTTATTGTGCATGACACTTGCAAGACCCCCACCACCAAGTATAGACAGTTGCCTGATTCATCTAGTACCTCAAATGGCGCCTTTGGAAACTATGCACGAAAAAGAGAAAACATCACGGTGCAAAAACTCACCGCAGTGTCTGCCTATGCCACGATGCACGAGGACATATGCAACTTGGCGGAGGAGAATCAAGCCACCCTCATAATTATCCCGTTCCACTACGATAAGTCTCTCACTGATGGAGCCACAAAGTCCATCTCTCACTTAAGTTCTCTCAACAACAACTTGATCGCAAATGCTCAATGCTCTGTGGGTGTCTTTGTGGATCATGGGTTCGGTAAATCCAACATTATCACCGAGTCCAATTCAGACAGTGACAATGACAGTGGTGATGATAATTCTTTGGGCAGGAACCACTACCACTTTGCCATGGTCTTCATTGGAGGGACAGATGACCGCGGGGCATTAACGTATGCATGGAGGATGGCTGGGCATCCTAACGTTAGATTAACTGTCATACGGATCAACTTTCGCAAGAAGGAAGTGCAAACATCCATGGATGACAACAAGGACAGCTATGACGATGGAATTTTAAAGGCAATGTCAAGCACTGGGATGGAGGAAAATGATCCCTCCATTAAATTGGAAGAGAAGATGTTGACAGGCTGGGTAGAAACTCTCAAGCTAATAAACTCCATGGAAAGTGAATATGATATGTACATAGTTGGAGAAGACATGGCGATATGTCACCTTCGTTGA